A genomic region of Leptolyngbya sp. NIES-2104 contains the following coding sequences:
- a CDS encoding SDR family oxidoreductase → MLESLTSPNLQTILVAGASRGVGREIARLLQPHFTVVALLRSNSAVTELEALGVQTVIGDAMESEQLEAAFQGRSIDAVISTIGGLPAESRRADFEGNRNLIDAAKKANVKKFVLVTSIGAGESVVALPPGALEALGAVLKDKEKAEQHLIESGLTYTIVRPGGLKSEPATGTGILTEDPKLAGSINRADVAELVSRCLVSDRANQKVLSALDRTQLFTPNEIAEFTP, encoded by the coding sequence ATGCTGGAAAGTTTAACGAGTCCGAACCTTCAGACGATTTTGGTGGCGGGTGCGAGTCGCGGTGTCGGTCGCGAAATTGCTCGATTATTACAACCGCACTTTACGGTGGTTGCTTTGTTGCGATCGAACAGCGCGGTGACTGAACTCGAAGCGCTAGGAGTTCAAACCGTAATCGGTGATGCCATGGAATCTGAGCAACTCGAAGCGGCGTTTCAAGGTCGATCGATCGATGCTGTGATTAGTACGATCGGGGGTTTACCTGCTGAAAGCAGACGCGCCGATTTCGAGGGCAATCGTAATCTGATCGATGCCGCGAAAAAAGCGAATGTGAAGAAGTTCGTGTTGGTGACTTCGATCGGAGCTGGTGAAAGTGTTGTCGCTCTACCGCCTGGTGCATTAGAAGCGTTAGGAGCCGTTTTAAAAGACAAGGAAAAAGCCGAACAGCACTTAATTGAAAGCGGTTTGACTTATACGATCGTGCGTCCCGGTGGTTTGAAATCAGAACCCGCAACCGGAACCGGAATTCTCACAGAAGATCCAAAACTTGCTGGCTCAATCAATCGGGCAGATGTGGCGGAGTTAGTGTCTCGCTGTTTGGTGAGCGATCGCGCAAATCAAAAAGTTCTTTCTGCCCTCGATCGCACTCAATTATTCACGCCCAATGAAATCGCAGAATTCACCCCTTAA